A genomic stretch from Triplophysa dalaica isolate WHDGS20190420 chromosome 4, ASM1584641v1, whole genome shotgun sequence includes:
- the LOC130420164 gene encoding proline-rich protein 36 isoform X1, with protein sequence MVSKEPNILPTVHSQSNGNPDKAGPTITVRSVLLNRNSPDIENRLKRRRNRTQQVRFKDLEDDESKDKNNKVRSKSPTEDPNWQKELMNGPSLVGSVRGDMEKTIGAVTAFLKRAPPHPLTPGPTRRCWVPTHPCALTLPLPSQPCRSTAIQTSPSLQKPPSLSATQTRSHSFGEGVGESWDDEYSSDELTARLYFPPRRSHQRDPGQQNSPAEQSRCQKTEDNRTASLDTTKQRLPPHKHSRRRGRRKLLNRAASDPGKPEPPCTCPSETADRKHEQSNQSKKTQSKGVAHRTSNVPLHRSPTPNILHHVPCSVYSTQSEPSCNAKIQTFSDHTDSWPSQTAAPPNAEAPQTLSTCPKETQNVPSQFCPPQAVSPSLTQGKHCSLTPTVSQTLCITTTQVTLSSTHGQSSTSLSETSVRCCTPAVQTVTNCKTAPVPESCCISESRTELVNPVRSSPGCKILEECFSNIGKNEPSCSQGASVVASSFGFAHPRQKALTKPMACYNTPIQPVPTVIPSTQSVPNSKVPKPSLPAPYCVADIQTVQTTTLTTHTPTPIRSVPYCVKDKSPAPASSHTEPMLSHKVPTETLLHSAMSFPPGPSYSHLKTSIPGVSHIIPIAQTAVHCILDPQNAGTAVTPSLPILICSRSTQPSPGAMQSLAHCNASCGNPPQIVQNFKTPPQTVPHSKSFPQNMSPVLSSREAVKYIGVPQETVLPNFRHSLPPYACPPQTALLYSNTGASPLPAQAFCSTQDRRDRREFMLPPPPPPPPPYTPRKEGSSTLGQLVKPPVAKVDSNNAEKDKGKAGTTKSKGEARTDEIPPPIPPKSKARAMVKPTCLGSRRAILGTESQSNANHLPSAAGPTPQAPLGQAEGQADTLRQVQELLGGLMSGAKCKLDLAKAKEKLFGPNGPLYDIGTLQSQLHSLEGVLETSQNTIKVLLDVIQDLEKKEAERDGKQCHAGLEQHGRHSYRTGQDIENCGTCRDCACIIYSVEHDFRLQEGQVTRAWKVPEQQESEQSSPQLVFHPPRQQESPQALQTVKKSRRKCFWFL encoded by the exons ATGGTGAGCAAAGAGCCCAACATTTTGCCAACTGTTCACAGCCAAAGCAATGGCAACCCAGACAAAGCCGGCCCCACCATAACTGTGCGCTCTGTGCTACTCAACCGGAACTCTCCGGATATCGAAAACAGACTTAAACGCAGACGAAATCGCACACAACAGGTGCGCTTTAAAGATTTGGAGGATGACGAGTCTAAggacaaaaacaacaaagttAGAAGTAAGAGCCCAACGGAGGATCCAAACTGGCAAAAGGAGTTGATGAATGGGCCATCTCTGGTGGGATCCGTCCGTGGGGACATGGAAAAGACTATAGGGGCAGTGACAGCGTTTCTAAAGAGAGCACCGCCGCATCCACTCACCCCCGGGCCCACCAGACGCTGCTGGGTCCCGACACATCCGTGTGCTCTCACACTGCCACTGCCAAGTCAGCCATGCAGGAGTACAGCCATCCAAACCTCACCCAGTTTGCAAAAACCTCCCTCGCTTTCAGCCACACAGACTCGCAGTCACAGCTTTGGGGAAGGAGTGGGGGAAAGCTGGGATGATGAATACTCTTCTGATGAGCTGACTGCACGTCTCTACTTTCCACCTCGTAGATCACATCAGAGAGACCCTGGGCAACAGAATTCCCCCGCTGAGCAATCAAGGTGCCAGAAAACTGAGGACAATCGAACTGCATCTTTGGATACAACAAAACAACGCCTACCACCGCACAAACACTCTAGAAGGAGAGGAAGGAGGAAATTGTTAAACAGAGCTGCAAGTGATCCTGGGAAACCTGAGCCTCCTTGTACTTGCCCATCTGAAACTGCTGACAGAAAACACGAACAGTCTAACCAATCCAAGAAAACCCAATCTAAAGGTGTGGCACACAGAACTTCAAATGTTCCCCTACACCGTTCCCCCACCCCCAACATACTTCATCATGTTCCGTGTAGTGTTTATTCCACACAGTCTGAACCAAGCTGCAATGCAAAAATCCAAACATTCTCAGACCACACAGACTCTTGGCCATCTCAAACAGCAGCCCCACCTAATGCAGAAGCCCCTCAAACGTTATCCACTTGTCCCAAAGAAACTCAAAATGTACCATCACAATTTTGTCCACCACAGGCCGTTTCACCCTCTTTGACACAAGGAAAGCACTGCAGTTTAACCCCTACTGTATCCCAAACTTTGTGCATTACCACAACGCAAGTCACATTATCCTCAACACATGGGCAGTCAAGCACGTCTCTCAGTGAAACTTCAGTGCGTTGTTGCACTCCTGCTGTTCAAACTGTGACAAATTGTAAAACTGCTCCAGTTCCCGAGTCCTGCTGCATTTCAGAATCTCGTACAGAACTAGTAAACCCTGTGAGATCCAGCCCTGGTTGCAAGATATTGGAGGAATGCTTCAGTAATATTGGCAAAAATGAACCTTCCTGTTCTCAAGGAGCATCTGTTGTTGCCTCCTCATTTGGTTTTGCACATCCTCGCCAAAAGGCTCTAACAAAACCGATGGCATGCTATAACACCCCGATCCAACCTGTGCCTACTGTAATACCTTCAACACAATCTGTGCCAAACAGTAAGGTCCCTAAACCATCTCTTCCTGCACCCTACTGCGTCGCAGATATACAAACTGTACAAACGACTACGTTGACTACACACACCCCAACACCAATACGGTCTGTACCATACTGTGTTAAAGACAAATCCCCAGCCCCCGCAAGTTCTCATACAGAACCTATGCTGTCCCATAAAGTTCCCACAGAAACCCTTCTTCACAGTGCAATGTCATTTCCTCCAGGCCCTTCGTACTCACACTTGAAGACCTCCATTCCAGGTGTGTCACACATCATTCCCATCGCACAAACTGCAGTGCATTGCATTTTAGATCCACAAAATGCCGGAACTGCAGTGACTCCTTCCCTCCCCATTCTAATTTGCAGCCGGTCCACCCAACCCTCACCAGGTGCCATGCAATCATTGGCACACTGCAACGCTTCTTGCGGCAACCCCCCTCAAATTGTGCAAAACTTTAAGACCCCTCCTCAAACTGTACCCCACTCCAAGTCATTTCCACAAAACATGTCACCTGTTCTCTCCTCACGTGAGGCTGTGAAGTACATTGGTGTACCCCAGGAAACTGTGCTTCCCAATTTCAGGCATTCCTTACCTCCTTATGCCTGTCCTCCTCAGACTGCTCTGCTGTACTCAAACACGGGGGCAAGCCCCCTCCCAGCTCAGGCCTTCTGTAGTACTCAGGACAGACGAGACAGGAGAGAGTTTATGCTTCCTCCcccacctcctcctcctcctccataCACTCCACGGAAAGAGGGCTCCTCGACTCTGGGACAGCTTGTCAAGCCTCCTGTCGCAAAGGTGGACAGCAACAACGCTGAAAAGGACAAAGGGAAAGCTGGGACGACAAAGTCAAAGGGTGAAGCAAGAACTGATGAAATCCCTCCTCCTATCCCTCCCAAAAGTAAAGCGAGAGCTATGGTGAAACCCACCTGTTTAGGCAGCCGGCGAGCAATCCTGGGCACAGAATCCCAGTCCAACGCCAACCACCTGCCTTCAGCTGCAGGGCCGACCCCTCAGGCCCCCCTCGGACAAGCGGAGGGCCAAGCAGACACCCTGCGACAGGTGCAGGAACTGCTGGGGGGGCTCATGTCTGGGGCAAAGTGTAAGCTGGATCTGGCAAAGGCAAAAGAGAAACTGTTTGGCCCAAACGGCCCTCTGTATGACATAGGGACTCTGCAGTCTCAGCTGCACAGCCTGGAGGGGGTGTTGGAGACCAGCCAGAACACCATCAAGGTTTTGCTGGACGTCATTCAGGATCTGGAGAAGAAGGAGGCAGAGCGAGAcgg aaaacagtgtcatgcaggtttggaacaacatgg aAGGCATTCATATCGAACGGGACAGGACATTGAGAACTGTGGCACATGCAGAGACTGTGCCTGTATCATATACAG
- the LOC130420164 gene encoding proline-rich protein 36 isoform X3: MVSKEPNILPTVHSQSNGNPDKAGPTITVRSVLLNRNSPDIENRLKRRRNRTQQVRFKDLEDDESKDKNNKVRSKSPTEDPNWQKELMNGPSLVGSVRGDMEKTIGAVTAFLKRAPPHPLTPGPTRRCWVPTHPCALTLPLPSQPCRSTAIQTSPSLQKPPSLSATQTRSHSFGEGVGESWDDEYSSDELTARLYFPPRRSHQRDPGQQNSPAEQSRCQKTEDNRTASLDTTKQRLPPHKHSRRRGRRKLLNRAASDPGKPEPPCTCPSETADRKHEQSNQSKKTQSKGVAHRTSNVPLHRSPTPNILHHVPCSVYSTQSEPSCNAKIQTFSDHTDSWPSQTAAPPNAEAPQTLSTCPKETQNVPSQFCPPQAVSPSLTQGKHCSLTPTVSQTLCITTTQVTLSSTHGQSSTSLSETSVRCCTPAVQTVTNCKTAPVPESCCISESRTELVNPVRSSPGCKILEECFSNIGKNEPSCSQGASVVASSFGFAHPRQKALTKPMACYNTPIQPVPTVIPSTQSVPNSKVPKPSLPAPYCVADIQTVQTTTLTTHTPTPIRSVPYCVKDKSPAPASSHTEPMLSHKVPTETLLHSAMSFPPGPSYSHLKTSIPGVSHIIPIAQTAVHCILDPQNAGTAVTPSLPILICSRSTQPSPGAMQSLAHCNASCGNPPQIVQNFKTPPQTVPHSKSFPQNMSPVLSSREAVKYIGVPQETVLPNFRHSLPPYACPPQTALLYSNTGASPLPAQAFCSTQDRRDRREFMLPPPPPPPPPYTPRKEGSSTLGQLVKPPVAKVDSNNAEKDKGKAGTTKSKGEARTDEIPPPIPPKSKARAMVKPTCLGSRRAILGTESQSNANHLPSAAGPTPQAPLGQAEGQADTLRQVQELLGGLMSGAKCKLDLAKAKEKLFGPNGPLYDIGTLQSQLHSLEGVLETSQNTIKVLLDVIQDLEKKEAERDGRHSYRTGQDIENCGTCRDCACIIYSVEHDFRLQEGQVTRAWKVPEQQESEQSSPQLVFHPPRQQESPQALQTVKKSRRKCFWFL, translated from the exons ATGGTGAGCAAAGAGCCCAACATTTTGCCAACTGTTCACAGCCAAAGCAATGGCAACCCAGACAAAGCCGGCCCCACCATAACTGTGCGCTCTGTGCTACTCAACCGGAACTCTCCGGATATCGAAAACAGACTTAAACGCAGACGAAATCGCACACAACAGGTGCGCTTTAAAGATTTGGAGGATGACGAGTCTAAggacaaaaacaacaaagttAGAAGTAAGAGCCCAACGGAGGATCCAAACTGGCAAAAGGAGTTGATGAATGGGCCATCTCTGGTGGGATCCGTCCGTGGGGACATGGAAAAGACTATAGGGGCAGTGACAGCGTTTCTAAAGAGAGCACCGCCGCATCCACTCACCCCCGGGCCCACCAGACGCTGCTGGGTCCCGACACATCCGTGTGCTCTCACACTGCCACTGCCAAGTCAGCCATGCAGGAGTACAGCCATCCAAACCTCACCCAGTTTGCAAAAACCTCCCTCGCTTTCAGCCACACAGACTCGCAGTCACAGCTTTGGGGAAGGAGTGGGGGAAAGCTGGGATGATGAATACTCTTCTGATGAGCTGACTGCACGTCTCTACTTTCCACCTCGTAGATCACATCAGAGAGACCCTGGGCAACAGAATTCCCCCGCTGAGCAATCAAGGTGCCAGAAAACTGAGGACAATCGAACTGCATCTTTGGATACAACAAAACAACGCCTACCACCGCACAAACACTCTAGAAGGAGAGGAAGGAGGAAATTGTTAAACAGAGCTGCAAGTGATCCTGGGAAACCTGAGCCTCCTTGTACTTGCCCATCTGAAACTGCTGACAGAAAACACGAACAGTCTAACCAATCCAAGAAAACCCAATCTAAAGGTGTGGCACACAGAACTTCAAATGTTCCCCTACACCGTTCCCCCACCCCCAACATACTTCATCATGTTCCGTGTAGTGTTTATTCCACACAGTCTGAACCAAGCTGCAATGCAAAAATCCAAACATTCTCAGACCACACAGACTCTTGGCCATCTCAAACAGCAGCCCCACCTAATGCAGAAGCCCCTCAAACGTTATCCACTTGTCCCAAAGAAACTCAAAATGTACCATCACAATTTTGTCCACCACAGGCCGTTTCACCCTCTTTGACACAAGGAAAGCACTGCAGTTTAACCCCTACTGTATCCCAAACTTTGTGCATTACCACAACGCAAGTCACATTATCCTCAACACATGGGCAGTCAAGCACGTCTCTCAGTGAAACTTCAGTGCGTTGTTGCACTCCTGCTGTTCAAACTGTGACAAATTGTAAAACTGCTCCAGTTCCCGAGTCCTGCTGCATTTCAGAATCTCGTACAGAACTAGTAAACCCTGTGAGATCCAGCCCTGGTTGCAAGATATTGGAGGAATGCTTCAGTAATATTGGCAAAAATGAACCTTCCTGTTCTCAAGGAGCATCTGTTGTTGCCTCCTCATTTGGTTTTGCACATCCTCGCCAAAAGGCTCTAACAAAACCGATGGCATGCTATAACACCCCGATCCAACCTGTGCCTACTGTAATACCTTCAACACAATCTGTGCCAAACAGTAAGGTCCCTAAACCATCTCTTCCTGCACCCTACTGCGTCGCAGATATACAAACTGTACAAACGACTACGTTGACTACACACACCCCAACACCAATACGGTCTGTACCATACTGTGTTAAAGACAAATCCCCAGCCCCCGCAAGTTCTCATACAGAACCTATGCTGTCCCATAAAGTTCCCACAGAAACCCTTCTTCACAGTGCAATGTCATTTCCTCCAGGCCCTTCGTACTCACACTTGAAGACCTCCATTCCAGGTGTGTCACACATCATTCCCATCGCACAAACTGCAGTGCATTGCATTTTAGATCCACAAAATGCCGGAACTGCAGTGACTCCTTCCCTCCCCATTCTAATTTGCAGCCGGTCCACCCAACCCTCACCAGGTGCCATGCAATCATTGGCACACTGCAACGCTTCTTGCGGCAACCCCCCTCAAATTGTGCAAAACTTTAAGACCCCTCCTCAAACTGTACCCCACTCCAAGTCATTTCCACAAAACATGTCACCTGTTCTCTCCTCACGTGAGGCTGTGAAGTACATTGGTGTACCCCAGGAAACTGTGCTTCCCAATTTCAGGCATTCCTTACCTCCTTATGCCTGTCCTCCTCAGACTGCTCTGCTGTACTCAAACACGGGGGCAAGCCCCCTCCCAGCTCAGGCCTTCTGTAGTACTCAGGACAGACGAGACAGGAGAGAGTTTATGCTTCCTCCcccacctcctcctcctcctccataCACTCCACGGAAAGAGGGCTCCTCGACTCTGGGACAGCTTGTCAAGCCTCCTGTCGCAAAGGTGGACAGCAACAACGCTGAAAAGGACAAAGGGAAAGCTGGGACGACAAAGTCAAAGGGTGAAGCAAGAACTGATGAAATCCCTCCTCCTATCCCTCCCAAAAGTAAAGCGAGAGCTATGGTGAAACCCACCTGTTTAGGCAGCCGGCGAGCAATCCTGGGCACAGAATCCCAGTCCAACGCCAACCACCTGCCTTCAGCTGCAGGGCCGACCCCTCAGGCCCCCCTCGGACAAGCGGAGGGCCAAGCAGACACCCTGCGACAGGTGCAGGAACTGCTGGGGGGGCTCATGTCTGGGGCAAAGTGTAAGCTGGATCTGGCAAAGGCAAAAGAGAAACTGTTTGGCCCAAACGGCCCTCTGTATGACATAGGGACTCTGCAGTCTCAGCTGCACAGCCTGGAGGGGGTGTTGGAGACCAGCCAGAACACCATCAAGGTTTTGCTGGACGTCATTCAGGATCTGGAGAAGAAGGAGGCAGAGCGAGAcgg aAGGCATTCATATCGAACGGGACAGGACATTGAGAACTGTGGCACATGCAGAGACTGTGCCTGTATCATATACAG
- the LOC130420164 gene encoding proline-rich protein 36 isoform X2 codes for MVSKEPNILPTVHSQSNGNPDKAGPTITVRSVLLNRNSPDIENRLKRRRNRTQQVRFKDLEDDESKDKNNKVRSKSPTEDPNWQKELMNGPSLVGSVRGDMEKTIGAVTAFLKRAPPHPLTPGPTRRCWVPTHPCALTLPLPSQPCRSTAIQTSPSLQKPPSLSATQTRSHSFGEGVGESWDDEYSSDELTARLYFPPRRSHQRDPGQQNSPAEQSRCQKTEDNRTASLDTTKQRLPPHKHSRRRGRRKLLNRAASDPGKPEPPCTCPSETADRKHEQSNQSKKTQSKGVAHRTSNVPLHRSPTPNILHHVPCSVYSTQSEPSCNAKIQTFSDHTDSWPSQTAAPPNAEAPQTLSTCPKETQNVPSQFCPPQAVSPSLTQGKHCSLTPTVSQTLCITTTQVTLSSTHGQSSTSLSETSVRCCTPAVQTVTNCKTAPVPESCCISESRTELVNPVRSSPGCKILEECFSNIGKNEPSCSQGASVVASSFGFAHPRQKALTKPMACYNTPIQPVPTVIPSTQSVPNSKVPKPSLPAPYCVADIQTVQTTTLTTHTPTPIRSVPYCVKDKSPAPASSHTEPMLSHKVPTETLLHSAMSFPPGPSYSHLKTSIPGVSHIIPIAQTAVHCILDPQNAGTAVTPSLPILICSRSTQPSPGAMQSLAHCNASCGNPPQIVQNFKTPPQTVPHSKSFPQNMSPVLSSREAVKYIGVPQETVLPNFRHSLPPYACPPQTALLYSNTGASPLPAQAFCSTQDRRDRREFMLPPPPPPPPPYTPRKEGSSTLGQLVKPPVAKVDSNNAEKDKGKAGTTKSKGEARTDEIPPPIPPKSKARAMVKPTCLGSRRAILGTESQSNANHLPSAAGPTPQAPLGQAEGQADTLRQVQELLGGLMSGAKCKLDLAKAKEKLFGPNGPLYDIGTLQSQLHSLEGVLETSQNTIKVLLDVIQDLEKKEAERDGKQCHAGLEQHGHSYRTGQDIENCGTCRDCACIIYSVEHDFRLQEGQVTRAWKVPEQQESEQSSPQLVFHPPRQQESPQALQTVKKSRRKCFWFL; via the exons ATGGTGAGCAAAGAGCCCAACATTTTGCCAACTGTTCACAGCCAAAGCAATGGCAACCCAGACAAAGCCGGCCCCACCATAACTGTGCGCTCTGTGCTACTCAACCGGAACTCTCCGGATATCGAAAACAGACTTAAACGCAGACGAAATCGCACACAACAGGTGCGCTTTAAAGATTTGGAGGATGACGAGTCTAAggacaaaaacaacaaagttAGAAGTAAGAGCCCAACGGAGGATCCAAACTGGCAAAAGGAGTTGATGAATGGGCCATCTCTGGTGGGATCCGTCCGTGGGGACATGGAAAAGACTATAGGGGCAGTGACAGCGTTTCTAAAGAGAGCACCGCCGCATCCACTCACCCCCGGGCCCACCAGACGCTGCTGGGTCCCGACACATCCGTGTGCTCTCACACTGCCACTGCCAAGTCAGCCATGCAGGAGTACAGCCATCCAAACCTCACCCAGTTTGCAAAAACCTCCCTCGCTTTCAGCCACACAGACTCGCAGTCACAGCTTTGGGGAAGGAGTGGGGGAAAGCTGGGATGATGAATACTCTTCTGATGAGCTGACTGCACGTCTCTACTTTCCACCTCGTAGATCACATCAGAGAGACCCTGGGCAACAGAATTCCCCCGCTGAGCAATCAAGGTGCCAGAAAACTGAGGACAATCGAACTGCATCTTTGGATACAACAAAACAACGCCTACCACCGCACAAACACTCTAGAAGGAGAGGAAGGAGGAAATTGTTAAACAGAGCTGCAAGTGATCCTGGGAAACCTGAGCCTCCTTGTACTTGCCCATCTGAAACTGCTGACAGAAAACACGAACAGTCTAACCAATCCAAGAAAACCCAATCTAAAGGTGTGGCACACAGAACTTCAAATGTTCCCCTACACCGTTCCCCCACCCCCAACATACTTCATCATGTTCCGTGTAGTGTTTATTCCACACAGTCTGAACCAAGCTGCAATGCAAAAATCCAAACATTCTCAGACCACACAGACTCTTGGCCATCTCAAACAGCAGCCCCACCTAATGCAGAAGCCCCTCAAACGTTATCCACTTGTCCCAAAGAAACTCAAAATGTACCATCACAATTTTGTCCACCACAGGCCGTTTCACCCTCTTTGACACAAGGAAAGCACTGCAGTTTAACCCCTACTGTATCCCAAACTTTGTGCATTACCACAACGCAAGTCACATTATCCTCAACACATGGGCAGTCAAGCACGTCTCTCAGTGAAACTTCAGTGCGTTGTTGCACTCCTGCTGTTCAAACTGTGACAAATTGTAAAACTGCTCCAGTTCCCGAGTCCTGCTGCATTTCAGAATCTCGTACAGAACTAGTAAACCCTGTGAGATCCAGCCCTGGTTGCAAGATATTGGAGGAATGCTTCAGTAATATTGGCAAAAATGAACCTTCCTGTTCTCAAGGAGCATCTGTTGTTGCCTCCTCATTTGGTTTTGCACATCCTCGCCAAAAGGCTCTAACAAAACCGATGGCATGCTATAACACCCCGATCCAACCTGTGCCTACTGTAATACCTTCAACACAATCTGTGCCAAACAGTAAGGTCCCTAAACCATCTCTTCCTGCACCCTACTGCGTCGCAGATATACAAACTGTACAAACGACTACGTTGACTACACACACCCCAACACCAATACGGTCTGTACCATACTGTGTTAAAGACAAATCCCCAGCCCCCGCAAGTTCTCATACAGAACCTATGCTGTCCCATAAAGTTCCCACAGAAACCCTTCTTCACAGTGCAATGTCATTTCCTCCAGGCCCTTCGTACTCACACTTGAAGACCTCCATTCCAGGTGTGTCACACATCATTCCCATCGCACAAACTGCAGTGCATTGCATTTTAGATCCACAAAATGCCGGAACTGCAGTGACTCCTTCCCTCCCCATTCTAATTTGCAGCCGGTCCACCCAACCCTCACCAGGTGCCATGCAATCATTGGCACACTGCAACGCTTCTTGCGGCAACCCCCCTCAAATTGTGCAAAACTTTAAGACCCCTCCTCAAACTGTACCCCACTCCAAGTCATTTCCACAAAACATGTCACCTGTTCTCTCCTCACGTGAGGCTGTGAAGTACATTGGTGTACCCCAGGAAACTGTGCTTCCCAATTTCAGGCATTCCTTACCTCCTTATGCCTGTCCTCCTCAGACTGCTCTGCTGTACTCAAACACGGGGGCAAGCCCCCTCCCAGCTCAGGCCTTCTGTAGTACTCAGGACAGACGAGACAGGAGAGAGTTTATGCTTCCTCCcccacctcctcctcctcctccataCACTCCACGGAAAGAGGGCTCCTCGACTCTGGGACAGCTTGTCAAGCCTCCTGTCGCAAAGGTGGACAGCAACAACGCTGAAAAGGACAAAGGGAAAGCTGGGACGACAAAGTCAAAGGGTGAAGCAAGAACTGATGAAATCCCTCCTCCTATCCCTCCCAAAAGTAAAGCGAGAGCTATGGTGAAACCCACCTGTTTAGGCAGCCGGCGAGCAATCCTGGGCACAGAATCCCAGTCCAACGCCAACCACCTGCCTTCAGCTGCAGGGCCGACCCCTCAGGCCCCCCTCGGACAAGCGGAGGGCCAAGCAGACACCCTGCGACAGGTGCAGGAACTGCTGGGGGGGCTCATGTCTGGGGCAAAGTGTAAGCTGGATCTGGCAAAGGCAAAAGAGAAACTGTTTGGCCCAAACGGCCCTCTGTATGACATAGGGACTCTGCAGTCTCAGCTGCACAGCCTGGAGGGGGTGTTGGAGACCAGCCAGAACACCATCAAGGTTTTGCTGGACGTCATTCAGGATCTGGAGAAGAAGGAGGCAGAGCGAGAcgg aaaacagtgtcatgcaggtttggaacaacatgg GCATTCATATCGAACGGGACAGGACATTGAGAACTGTGGCACATGCAGAGACTGTGCCTGTATCATATACAG